The nucleotide sequence TGATGTTCCAATGCAGGATTGCGGGCAAGAGGACCGCGTGTGCCACGCTCGATACGGGAAAGAGCTCTGTAATCCCCTGAAGGACGGCAAAGAGGATCACCTGCCAGAGCGCCAACCTCATCCCCTCCTACTCCTGTAGCCGGTTTCGGCGGACCCAACGCGCGCACAGGCAAAGAGACATCTCCGCAATCTCCGTGCTCCGGAATCGACGATCCGACGGCGATTCTACCACAACTCCTGCGGTTGGCCAATCCGATATTCCACCGCCTTTCGACGTGCACGGCGCCCAAAACGGCGGGAGTGCCGCCGCTTCTTTGTTTCTCGACCTGCGCGGCGTCCAAAGCGACGAGGCCGCCAAGGCTCCGCCGTCCCCCGTATGCCTCGGCGGTTTCCCCTCGTTTCGGGAATCCGCTACAATAGAGGGCGTACGTGGGAGGGAAGGCTCGTGTGGCCGAAACTCATCGTCTTCGACGTAGACGGAACGCTCGCCGAAACCGAGAGATTGGGCCACCGCGTGGCCTTTACCCTCGCCTTTCGCGAGGCGGGACTTCCCTACGAATGGGACGAGGCGCTGTACGGAGAACTCCTACGGGTGAGCGGCGGGCGCGAACGCATCCGCCACTTTCTCGAAGTCTACCGACCCGACGACCGCGTCGCGGCCGAACTCCTCGCAGACCCCGAGAGGATCGCCGCCCTCCACCGCCGCAAAAACGAAATCTACGCGGAGATCGTAAAAAGGGGCGAGCTCCCCCTCCGTCCCGGAGTTCGTCGGTTGATCGAAGAGGCGCGCGCCGTGGGAATTCGCCTCGCCGTCGCCACGACCACGAGCCGGGAAAACGTCGAAGCCCTCCTCGCCCACTACGGGCTTGAGGAAGCGTTCGAGCTCCTCGCCACGGCACAAGAGGTGCCCGTCAAAAAACCCGACCCGGCCGTCTATCGCTACGTCCTCGATGCTCTCGCGGTAGCTCCGGAAGACGCGCTCGCCGTCGAAGACTCCCGCAACGGACTTCTCGCCGCGGTCGGGGCGGGCATTCCGACGCTCGTCACGCCGAGTACGTACACCCGAGGCGAAGACTTTACGGAGGCGTGGCTCGTCCTTTCCGACCTCGGCGAACCCGGCGCTCCCGCCCGCGACCTGCGTACCGGCGAGGAGGTCGTGGTCACCCTCCCCTGGCTCGAAAGCCGATTTTCCGACCGGCGGCGCCATTTCTAGCTGCCCGCCGGGCGTTTTTGCGAATTCGTCTTCGCCGCGGCGGCGCGCTCCGACGGGCCGCTACCGCGCGCTTTTGCCGCCAACCCCACGAGCAAGGAGGCTTTGCGCATGTCCGCCCCTTCCGAGCACGCCGCAGACACCGAAGTTCGCGTACGCTTTGCGCCCTCACCGACCGGTCCTCTGCACATCGGCGGCGTGCGGACCGCGCTCTTCAACTGGCTCTTCGCCCGCCGGCACGGCGGGAAGGTGATCCTCCGCATCGACGATACGGACCGCGACCGCTCCCGCGAGGAGTACCTGGAAAACATCCTCGCTTCCTTCCGGTGGTTGGGCGTCGACTTCGACGAAGGCCCCCACGTCGGCGGCCCCCATGCCCCCTATCGCCAGTCCGAACGTCTCGACCTCTACCGCAAGGCTCTCGACACCCTCGTAGAGCGGGGATTGGCCTACCCTTGCTACTGCACGGACGAGGAACTGGAAGCGGAGCGCCGAGAGCAGCTCGCGCAAGGGAAGGCCCCGCGCTACTCGGGCCGGTGCCGCCACCTCACCCCCGAACAGAGGGAAGCGTATGAGCGGGAAGGGAGAAAGCCCGCCTGGCGGCTCAAGGTCGACCTGGACGGACCCGTGGTCGTCCCCGACCTCATTCGAGGAAACGTGACCTTCGACCCGGACCAAATCGACGACTTCATCCTCGTGAAGCGCGACGGCATGCCCACGTACCACTTTGCTAGCGTAGTCGACGACATCGCCATGGGGATCACCCACATCATCCGCGGCGAGGAGCACCTCTCGAATACCCCGCGGCACGTCGTCCTCTTTCGGGCCCTGGGCGCCCCCCTGCCCAAGTTCGCCCACGTGCCCATGATCCTCGCTCCGGACCGCACCAAGCTCTCCAAGCGCCACGGCGCCACGAGCATCGACGACTTCCGGGCGCTTGGGTTCCTCCCCGAAGCCCTCGTGAACTACAGCCTCCTCCTCGGGTACTACCCGGGAGAAGGGCGGGAGATCTTTACCCCCGCCGAGATCGCTCCCGAATTCTCCCTGGAACGCATCAACAAGGCGCCGGCCGTCTTCGACATGGAAAAGCTCCGTTGGGTGAACGCGCACTACCTCCGAAACCTCCCCCTCGACACCGTCTACAACCACGCCCTGCCGTTTCTCCGGAGTGCCGGCTACCTCCCGGAACACCCCACTCCGGAGGAGGTGGAACTCGCCAAGCGCCGCCTCGACGCCGTCCGCTCGCGCGTGAGCACCCTCGTGGAAGTCGTCGACTGGTTGAGCTACTTCTACCGTCCGGTGGAAACGTACGAACCGAAAGGAGTCGCCAAACACTTCGCCCTGCCGACGGACGCTGGGCAACCCGCAGGAAACCTCGCCAAAGCCCGCGAAGTCGCTGCGCGTCTCGAACGGGCGGCGGAAGCCCTCGAGCCGGTGGAAATTTGGTCGGCACCCTACCTCGAACCCGCGTACCGCGCGCTCATCGAGCGGCTGGGGATCAAAAGCGGCGATCTCATCCACCCTACGCGCCTCGCCCTCACCGGCCGCACGGTAGGGCCGGGGCTCTTCGACGTGATGGAACTCCTCGGCAAGGAGACGACGATCGAACGCCTCCGTCGGGCTGCGCAGTGGATTCGGGACCGGGTGGCGCAACTGGAAGCCGACTTTGGCGAAACCCAAGACAGCTTGGGGTTGTAGGGTCACAGACAGCCCAAACATCTCGCGACGCCCCGCCCGCACAAACGAGTGCAGGCGGGGCGTCTTTTGTCGCGGCGCGGCGGCGCCTCCCGCCTCCCTCTATTGCATGGCATTAGGATGCCGCCTCGAAACCCGTAACCGAGGAAG is from Brockia lithotrophica and encodes:
- a CDS encoding HAD-IA family hydrolase produces the protein MWPKLIVFDVDGTLAETERLGHRVAFTLAFREAGLPYEWDEALYGELLRVSGGRERIRHFLEVYRPDDRVAAELLADPERIAALHRRKNEIYAEIVKRGELPLRPGVRRLIEEARAVGIRLAVATTTSRENVEALLAHYGLEEAFELLATAQEVPVKKPDPAVYRYVLDALAVAPEDALAVEDSRNGLLAAVGAGIPTLVTPSTYTRGEDFTEAWLVLSDLGEPGAPARDLRTGEEVVVTLPWLESRFSDRRRHF
- the gltX gene encoding glutamate--tRNA ligase, translating into MSAPSEHAADTEVRVRFAPSPTGPLHIGGVRTALFNWLFARRHGGKVILRIDDTDRDRSREEYLENILASFRWLGVDFDEGPHVGGPHAPYRQSERLDLYRKALDTLVERGLAYPCYCTDEELEAERREQLAQGKAPRYSGRCRHLTPEQREAYEREGRKPAWRLKVDLDGPVVVPDLIRGNVTFDPDQIDDFILVKRDGMPTYHFASVVDDIAMGITHIIRGEEHLSNTPRHVVLFRALGAPLPKFAHVPMILAPDRTKLSKRHGATSIDDFRALGFLPEALVNYSLLLGYYPGEGREIFTPAEIAPEFSLERINKAPAVFDMEKLRWVNAHYLRNLPLDTVYNHALPFLRSAGYLPEHPTPEEVELAKRRLDAVRSRVSTLVEVVDWLSYFYRPVETYEPKGVAKHFALPTDAGQPAGNLAKAREVAARLERAAEALEPVEIWSAPYLEPAYRALIERLGIKSGDLIHPTRLALTGRTVGPGLFDVMELLGKETTIERLRRAAQWIRDRVAQLEADFGETQDSLGL